Proteins encoded in a region of the Acipenser ruthenus chromosome 43, fAciRut3.2 maternal haplotype, whole genome shotgun sequence genome:
- the LOC117970885 gene encoding E3 ubiquitin-protein ligase TRIM38-like isoform X2 → MDAMERQFEPMAAQRLREELESVKREVLKSEWKWILSSAVDSLTLNLDTAHPRLTLPVDGKQLRGKRQDYNSSQRFDYRRCVLGKECFTSGRHYWELGVGENTFWRLGVSRESAQRKGKFSITTQQGYWTVGWDGDEDKDEFIALTDPQTPHPLSLKPQKLGVYLDYEEGQLSFYNVETRSHIYTFTDMEFKPNKKLYPFFWTWDEKTDLALVSPGKMNDSSFFLLVWKWILAASVDVTLDPDTAQPQLILSAKGKRVREGETRQDIPDNPERFDRWCCVLGREGFTSGRRYWQVQVGGNTWWILGVSRESAERKGGISMTPQQGYWTVEWWSGGGFTALTDPQTPLPRSLKPLKLGVYLDYEERQLSFYNVETRSHIYTFTDMEFNPNEKLYSFFCTYSNIDLVLESPDPDPVSAAD, encoded by the exons ATGGATG CCATGGAGAGACAGTTTGAGCCTATGG CTGCTCAGCGCCTTCGTGAGGAACTTG AGTCTGTAAAGCGAGAGGTCCTTAAATCAG AATGGAAGTGGATCCTCAGCTCAGCAG TTGACAGTTTGACTCTGAACCTCGATACAGCACACCCCCGGCTCACCCTGCCTGTGGATGGGAAACAATTGAGAGGGAAAAGGCAGGATTATAACAGTTCTCAGAGATTTGATTACAGGCGCTGTGTGCTGGGCAAGGAGTGCttcacctcagggagacactactgggagCTGGGGGTGGGAGAGAATACATTctggagattaggagtcagcagagagtctgcccAGAGGAAGGGGAAGTTCAGTATAACCAcccagcagggttactggactgtgggGTGGGATGGAGATGAAGATAAAGATGAGTTCATTGCTCTCACTGACCCCCAGACCCCCCACCCCCtgagcctgaagccccagaagctgggggtatatctggattatgaggaaggacagctctccttttacaatgtggagaccagatctcacatctacactttcactgacatggagttcaaGCCCAATAagaaactctatccattcttctgGACTTGGGATGAGAAAACAGACCTTGCACTGGTGTCCCCGGGGAAGATGAATGACAGCTCTTTCTTTCTTCTAGTCTGGAAATGGATTCTTGCTGCATCAG ttgatgtgactctggaccctgatacagcacagcccCAGCTCATCCTGTCTGCGAAGGGGAAacgagtgagagagggagagacacggCAGGATATCCCTGACAATCCAGAGAGATTTGATCGCtggtgctgtgtgctgggcagggagggctTCACCTCGGGGAGACGATActggcaggtgcaggtgggggGGAATACATGGTGGAtattaggagtcagcagagagtctgccGAGAGGAAGGGGGGGATCAGCATGaccccccagcagggttactggactgtggaGTGGTGGAGTGGAGGTGGGTTCACTGCTCTCACTGACccccagacccccctcccccggagCCTGAAGCCCCtgaagctgggggtgtatctggattatgaggaaaggcagctctccttttacaatgtggagaccagatctcacatctacactttcactgacatggagttcaatcccaatgagaaactctattCATTCTTCTGTACTTACAGTAATATAGACCTTGTGCTGGAGTCCCCTGACCCAGACCCTGTCAGCgctgcagattaa